The following coding sequences are from one Thermostaphylospora chromogena window:
- a CDS encoding Lrp/AsnC family transcriptional regulator, with amino-acid sequence MEEIDRRIVRLLAADGRMSFTDLAKQTGLSVSAVHQRVRRLEKRGVIRGYAALVDYDAVGLPLTAFVSIKPIDPSAPDDAPERLAHLEGIEACYSVAGEESYILKVRVGSPVELEELLQQIRASAGVSTRTTVVLSIPYEHRPPAIDLSPD; translated from the coding sequence GTGGAGGAGATCGATCGCCGTATCGTGAGGCTGCTGGCCGCCGACGGGCGCATGAGCTTCACCGACCTGGCCAAACAGACGGGGCTGTCGGTGTCGGCCGTGCATCAACGGGTGCGGCGGTTGGAGAAGCGAGGAGTGATCCGCGGGTATGCGGCGCTGGTCGACTACGACGCCGTCGGCCTTCCGCTCACCGCGTTCGTGTCCATCAAGCCGATCGACCCGTCCGCGCCGGACGACGCCCCGGAGCGGCTGGCCCACCTGGAAGGCATCGAAGCCTGCTACAGCGTGGCGGGGGAGGAGAGCTACATCCTCAAGGTGCGCGTGGGCAGCCCGGTGGAGCTGGAGGAGCTGCTGCAGCAGATCCGCGCCTCCGCGGGCGTGTCCACCCGCACCACGGTCGTCTTGAGCATCCCCTACGAGCACCGTCCGCCGGCGATCGACCTGTCCCCGGACTGA
- a CDS encoding N-acetylglucosamine kinase, protein MTGGIVLAVDGGNSKTDVAFVSVDGRVLTTGRAGPFQPQRDGVAAAVDVIELAVRRALGDDASPPYADLVSAYLAGADLPVEEEALRRELLARGYAREVVVGNDTFALLRAGASAGWGVAVVCGAGVNCVGVAPDGRVARFPALGRLSGDWGGGMHLAEETLWHAVRAEDGRGPATALTAVVTGCFGTATVEEVVLALHFGDLHRQRLHDLVPGLLRAAGEGDAVATALVERQAEEIALFAETAMRRLDLLDSPVEVVLGGGVLAARDPLLTRLVDAELARRAPRATPVLAESPPVLGAALLGLDRLGAAPGAETALRRWSADQSGDRSIAGGRCS, encoded by the coding sequence GTGACCGGCGGGATCGTGCTCGCCGTCGACGGCGGCAACAGCAAGACCGACGTGGCGTTCGTCTCCGTGGACGGCCGCGTCCTCACCACCGGGCGCGCCGGTCCGTTCCAGCCGCAGCGGGACGGCGTCGCCGCCGCCGTCGACGTGATCGAGCTGGCCGTGCGGCGGGCGCTCGGCGACGACGCGTCGCCGCCGTACGCGGACCTCGTCTCCGCCTACCTCGCCGGGGCCGATCTGCCGGTGGAGGAGGAGGCGCTCCGCCGCGAGCTGCTCGCCCGCGGCTACGCGCGGGAGGTGGTCGTCGGCAACGACACCTTCGCGCTGCTGCGCGCGGGCGCGTCGGCCGGGTGGGGGGTCGCGGTGGTGTGCGGGGCGGGGGTCAACTGCGTCGGCGTCGCCCCCGACGGGCGGGTCGCCCGCTTCCCCGCGCTGGGACGGCTCAGCGGCGACTGGGGCGGCGGCATGCACCTGGCGGAGGAGACGCTGTGGCACGCGGTGCGCGCCGAGGACGGGCGGGGACCCGCCACCGCGCTGACCGCCGTCGTCACCGGATGCTTCGGCACCGCGACGGTCGAGGAGGTCGTCCTCGCCCTGCACTTCGGCGACCTGCACCGGCAGCGGCTGCACGACCTGGTGCCCGGGCTGCTGCGCGCCGCCGGAGAGGGGGACGCGGTGGCGACCGCGCTGGTGGAACGGCAGGCCGAGGAGATCGCCCTGTTCGCCGAGACGGCCATGCGCCGGCTCGACCTTCTCGACTCCCCCGTCGAGGTCGTGCTCGGCGGCGGCGTGCTCGCCGCCCGCGACCCGCTGCTCACCCGCCTGGTCGACGCCGAACTGGCCCGCCGTGCCCCGCGGGCCACGCCGGTCCTCGCCGAGAGCCCGCCGGTCCTCGGCGCCGCCCTCCTCGGCCTGGACCGTCTCGGCGCGGCCCCCGGAGCCGAGACCGCCCTCCGCCGGTGGTCCGCGGATCAGTCCGGGGACAGGTCGATCGCCGGCGGACGGTGCTCGTAG